Proteins from a genomic interval of Nostoc sp. TCL240-02:
- a CDS encoding conjugal transfer protein TrbI: protein MTRLYQWKSGTAALMAIAVTASVASPLLSLAPANAQYRIGQDRNNSQYGNVTIPSGVAFPVTYEKETITIAPGESKSITLRIANDIIDRNRNVLIPAGTKVNGRLESVDLGNYSSNTDDNQGKGVRFVAQELEFFNGQRQSINATSRTYTTTQKVSQGPSTGQVLTDAAIGGGAGLLGSLITGNNRIDDLKPVLGAAAGAGASVLLRKKEVNAFVIRPAQDLKLTLDSNLNLVPRSRY, encoded by the coding sequence ATGACTCGCCTATATCAATGGAAATCTGGAACTGCTGCACTTATGGCAATAGCCGTTACCGCAAGCGTCGCTAGCCCTCTATTAAGCTTGGCTCCTGCTAATGCACAATATAGAATTGGGCAAGATAGAAATAATAGTCAATATGGAAACGTTACCATTCCTTCTGGGGTTGCTTTTCCTGTCACCTACGAGAAAGAGACTATTACTATTGCTCCTGGGGAAAGTAAATCTATAACCTTGAGAATAGCCAATGACATTATCGACAGAAATAGAAATGTCTTAATTCCTGCTGGAACTAAAGTAAATGGACGGCTAGAATCTGTTGACTTAGGTAATTATTCAAGCAATACAGATGACAACCAAGGAAAAGGCGTGCGGTTTGTCGCTCAAGAATTAGAATTTTTTAATGGTCAGCGTCAGTCGATTAATGCAACTTCTCGGACATACACCACAACTCAAAAAGTTTCACAAGGCCCTAGCACTGGTCAGGTTTTAACTGACGCAGCTATTGGTGGAGGTGCTGGTCTTTTAGGTTCACTAATTACTGGCAACAACAGAATTGATGATTTAAAACCTGTTCTTGGTGCGGCTGCGGGTGCAGGTGCGAGTGTTCTGTTGCGGAAAAAAGAAGTAAATGCGTTTGTCATCAGACCCGCACAAGATTTAAAGCTCACACTGGATTCTAATTTGAATTTAGTACCACGCTCGCGCTACTAG
- a CDS encoding cadmium resistance transporter: protein MSWLISTLIIGISVAFATTFDDNLYLTAFFGKVNRSFRPKHIIIGEFLGFTTLVCASLPGFFGGLVIPSTWIGLLGLLPIAIGISNFISREEEGETVQAVSVELTSPVKSERQNKSLLATIRDPQTYRVSAVTIANGGNNIGIYVPLFASSNLPSLGVILCVCYFTVGAWCLLSYNLTRNPLMTPVLTRFGRKVFPFVLIYLGLSILIKSESYRLLPSLAMLSN, encoded by the coding sequence ATGAGTTGGCTAATTAGTACATTAATTATTGGAATCTCTGTCGCTTTTGCAACTACCTTTGACGACAATTTATATTTGACAGCTTTTTTCGGAAAAGTCAATCGCAGCTTTCGTCCTAAGCATATTATTATCGGTGAATTTCTGGGATTTACTACCTTAGTATGCGCTAGTCTCCCTGGTTTCTTCGGTGGTCTTGTGATTCCTAGCACCTGGATTGGATTACTAGGTTTGCTTCCCATCGCCATTGGTATCAGTAATTTCATCAGTCGAGAAGAGGAAGGAGAGACAGTGCAAGCTGTATCAGTTGAGTTAACCTCTCCTGTCAAATCTGAACGCCAGAATAAATCATTATTAGCAACCATACGCGATCCTCAAACCTACCGCGTTTCTGCTGTCACCATTGCCAATGGAGGAAACAACATTGGGATCTATGTACCGTTGTTTGCTAGTAGCAATCTTCCAAGTTTAGGTGTAATTCTGTGTGTTTGCTATTTCACTGTTGGGGCGTGGTGCTTGCTCTCTTATAACCTGACTCGTAATCCTCTGATGACCCCCGTTTTAACCCGCTTCGGCCGAAAAGTCTTCCCATTTGTCTTAATTTACTTGGGACTCTCTATCTTAATTAAAAGTGAATCATATCGACTGTTACCTAGTCTGGCAATGCTTTCTAATTAG
- a CDS encoding cyclic nucleotide-binding domain-containing protein codes for MLTSVDRLLFVRRVPIFKELRDDFIVRLTSVMNELSFPANYTIFRQGEEGRSLYIVVSGRVKVHIGNKMLAEVEQGKYFGEMAVFDTQPRSATATTLEPCEFLELTQEQLYDAIEETPEIAVNIIRELSRLIRKLNDDMNLSNSR; via the coding sequence ATGCTAACCAGTGTTGACCGTTTATTATTTGTCCGGCGAGTCCCGATTTTTAAGGAATTGCGGGATGATTTTATTGTGCGGCTCACTTCAGTGATGAACGAACTGTCATTTCCAGCTAATTACACCATCTTTCGCCAAGGAGAAGAAGGGCGATCACTTTATATTGTCGTGTCAGGCCGGGTTAAGGTTCACATCGGCAATAAAATGCTTGCAGAGGTGGAACAGGGAAAATATTTTGGTGAGATGGCAGTATTTGATACTCAACCTCGTTCTGCCACTGCAACAACTTTGGAACCTTGCGAATTTTTGGAACTGACGCAAGAACAATTGTATGATGCGATCGAAGAAACTCCTGAAATTGCGGTGAATATCATTCGTGAGTTATCCCGTCTGATTCGTAAGTTAAATGACGATATGAATTTATCGAACTCACGTTAA
- a CDS encoding cobyrinate a,c-diamide synthase, whose product MSIIIAGERSGVGKTTVTLTLLASLRRRDRLVQSFKVGPDYIDPMFHQHVTGRPCRNLDPVLTSETYVQQCFARHSQLTEYALVEGVMGLFDGVGHGEEKQKSTDFASTAHIARLLDLPVVLVIDCSRLSGSVAAIAHGYQSIDPRIKIAGVVLNRVGSDRHLSLLKDALKPLQLKIIGVLRRQDNITIPDRHLGLVPTVELPELNALIDRLADLGDTCFDWQNLLPLLKSQPFPPPPNPPHSPFSIRIAVARDRAFNFYYQDNLDLLQQLGAELVFWSPLEAAAIPKDVQGMYFGGGFPEVFAQQLAENTNVRNGVKTAILEGMPAIAECGGLMYLCEQIIDFEGKSWAMTGVLPTSAVMGGRLTLGYRRAVALQDNLLVKAGTTVHGHEFHRSHLTLTPTKPLFETSRYDCDENMGCEGWGFPANVHASYVHLHWGQSREIPEQFLKECRTYA is encoded by the coding sequence ATGTCTATAATCATTGCTGGAGAACGTAGTGGGGTGGGCAAGACAACAGTCACGCTTACCCTTTTAGCATCTTTACGTCGTCGCGATCGCCTGGTGCAATCTTTCAAGGTAGGTCCAGACTACATCGATCCGATGTTTCATCAACACGTAACTGGTCGTCCTTGTCGCAACTTAGACCCAGTGTTGACTTCAGAAACCTACGTTCAGCAATGTTTTGCCCGTCATAGTCAACTGACTGAATATGCCCTAGTAGAAGGGGTAATGGGATTATTTGATGGAGTTGGGCATGGGGAAGAAAAGCAAAAATCAACTGACTTTGCAAGTACGGCACACATTGCACGGCTTTTAGATTTACCTGTGGTGTTGGTGATTGATTGCAGTCGCTTGTCTGGTTCTGTAGCTGCGATCGCTCACGGCTACCAATCTATTGACCCCCGGATTAAAATAGCTGGGGTAGTATTAAATCGCGTGGGAAGCGATCGCCACCTCTCTCTCCTCAAAGATGCCCTAAAACCTTTACAATTAAAAATTATCGGCGTGCTGCGCCGTCAAGATAACATCACAATTCCCGATCGCCATTTGGGTTTAGTACCCACAGTAGAACTTCCCGAACTCAATGCTTTAATTGATCGCCTCGCCGATTTAGGAGATACTTGCTTCGATTGGCAAAACTTATTGCCCCTGTTAAAATCACAACCTTTCCCTCCTCCCCCTAATCCGCCTCATTCCCCTTTCTCCATCAGAATTGCAGTCGCCCGCGATCGCGCTTTTAATTTTTATTACCAAGACAATCTCGATTTGCTGCAACAACTTGGTGCAGAACTGGTTTTTTGGAGTCCCTTAGAAGCTGCTGCAATACCAAAAGATGTCCAAGGAATGTATTTTGGCGGAGGTTTCCCAGAAGTTTTTGCCCAGCAACTAGCAGAAAATACCAACGTTCGTAATGGAGTGAAAACAGCAATTCTGGAAGGAATGCCTGCGATCGCTGAATGCGGAGGATTAATGTATTTATGTGAGCAAATTATTGATTTTGAGGGTAAATCTTGGGCGATGACAGGAGTTTTACCGACATCTGCTGTCATGGGTGGGCGTTTAACTTTGGGCTATCGTCGTGCAGTAGCTTTGCAAGATAATCTGTTAGTGAAGGCAGGTACAACTGTTCACGGACATGAATTTCATCGTTCCCATTTAACCTTAACTCCCACTAAACCCCTATTTGAAACTTCTCGCTACGATTGTGATGAAAATATGGGATGCGAGGGATGGGGTTTTCCTGCAAATGTTCATGCTTCTTATGTTCATCTGCATTGGGGACAAAGTAGAGAAATTCCCGAACAGTTTCTTAAAGAATGTAGAACTTACGCATAA
- a CDS encoding tetratricopeptide repeat protein, with product MSVNDIAHNNNSTWNRQAYHRLKLALSLGLRRQLFLAVCDDLHLRNQVAARLHSTLAYPVGQVLYQSSNAQENSTPAYPRLVTLRLNLNEPNPIVQINQWLANYPPPIVGASKDTPGRPFPVPAFQIVGVEHLTKETVATQRLFLHYLRLSEQYFSTQESSRFLESNLLLWIPRPWLSAIKQSAPQFWRCRTGVFVFAGEPTPATQNAGYPERFSPSRNLDLGNVEQSILDESVNQAELRTTASEFKFENNSGFPAEIQRNGVNKTQESTNRSGSGKNNQSLLSLSYVSRELTELVIATINASSDKNTENYLQPQQILLEIEELHEKQASGDVLAEAYHRLGTLYRLRIEQGESTLENLMVAIIAYQEAISYDESSPQLPDILNDLGTLYWMLYRTPPNSEEGQTYIEQAIEFYQLALKMISPQTHRETYARVQNNLGTAYGDLARFSHPSENWQQAILAYNEALSYRTADMDSLKYAACQNNLGTAYWHLGQYNQPIVHLKKAIAAYNEALVYYNPEEEPLKYGMIQNNIGTACWNLAQYEQPAQNLQLAINVYSKALKYRTPANVPSACAATENNLGTAYWHLANLSQTTKEARQKYLQLCISAYEEAIALARSLSGTPLSFDLLASYNNLALAHYQLVIDKSFNGDKATHSQHLEVALDYHLQALNGLSKQSEAYQTTFTYVVKTIRAFHNELGIQGQTLALSKVPSQLLPEILSKL from the coding sequence ATGAGCGTGAATGATATTGCACACAACAATAATTCTACTTGGAATCGGCAAGCATACCACCGCCTGAAACTTGCCCTAAGCCTTGGCTTACGACGACAACTTTTTTTAGCAGTATGTGATGATTTACACTTAAGAAATCAAGTAGCAGCTCGCTTGCATTCTACATTGGCTTATCCTGTTGGACAGGTGCTATATCAGTCATCAAATGCTCAAGAAAATAGCACTCCAGCTTATCCGCGATTAGTCACATTGCGTTTAAATTTAAACGAACCCAATCCCATAGTTCAGATAAATCAATGGTTAGCTAATTATCCACCACCAATTGTTGGAGCATCAAAAGATACCCCTGGAAGACCTTTTCCAGTACCAGCATTTCAGATTGTAGGTGTGGAACATCTCACCAAGGAAACAGTAGCAACACAGCGTTTATTTTTACACTATCTCCGCTTAAGTGAGCAATATTTTTCTACACAAGAATCCAGTCGATTCCTAGAATCTAACTTACTGTTGTGGATACCGCGTCCTTGGTTATCTGCCATCAAGCAATCAGCACCACAATTCTGGCGTTGCCGGACTGGTGTATTTGTGTTTGCTGGAGAACCCACACCCGCGACTCAAAATGCAGGCTATCCAGAACGTTTTTCACCTTCTAGAAACTTGGATTTAGGGAATGTTGAGCAGTCGATTCTAGATGAATCAGTTAACCAAGCAGAACTCAGAACCACAGCTTCTGAGTTCAAGTTTGAGAATAATTCCGGTTTCCCAGCAGAGATACAAAGGAATGGCGTAAACAAAACCCAGGAATCTACTAATAGGTCTGGTAGTGGTAAAAATAATCAATCACTGTTGTCTTTATCTTATGTAAGTAGAGAGTTAACAGAGCTAGTAATCGCAACAATTAACGCAAGTAGTGATAAAAATACCGAAAATTATTTACAACCGCAGCAGATTTTGTTGGAGATTGAAGAATTACACGAAAAGCAAGCTTCAGGGGATGTACTGGCAGAAGCTTATCATCGCTTGGGCACTTTATACCGCCTTCGCATTGAACAAGGAGAGTCAACCTTAGAAAACCTGATGGTGGCAATAATTGCCTATCAGGAGGCTATTAGCTATGACGAAAGCTCACCACAACTTCCAGATATCTTGAATGATTTGGGTACACTCTACTGGATGCTATACCGTACACCACCTAATTCTGAGGAGGGACAAACCTATATAGAGCAGGCAATAGAATTTTATCAGTTGGCGTTAAAGATGATTTCACCGCAGACGCATCGGGAAACTTACGCTCGTGTGCAAAATAATTTGGGGACGGCTTATGGTGATTTAGCTCGTTTTTCTCACCCATCTGAAAATTGGCAGCAGGCAATATTAGCTTACAATGAAGCACTCAGCTATCGTACAGCCGATATGGATTCATTAAAGTATGCAGCTTGCCAGAATAATTTGGGTACTGCTTACTGGCATCTAGGGCAGTACAACCAACCGATTGTGCATTTAAAGAAAGCGATCGCAGCTTACAACGAAGCACTCGTATACTACAACCCCGAAGAGGAACCGCTCAAGTATGGGATGATTCAAAACAACATCGGCACTGCCTGTTGGAATCTAGCACAATACGAGCAACCTGCCCAAAATCTCCAGCTAGCTATTAATGTCTATAGCAAAGCTCTTAAGTATCGCACTCCAGCTAATGTTCCCAGCGCCTGCGCCGCTACAGAAAATAATCTAGGTACTGCCTACTGGCACTTAGCGAACCTTTCTCAGACAACTAAAGAGGCACGGCAAAAGTATTTGCAACTATGCATCAGCGCTTATGAAGAGGCTATAGCTTTGGCTCGCTCACTTAGCGGTACTCCTTTAAGCTTTGATTTGCTTGCCTCTTATAATAACTTGGCACTAGCGCATTATCAGCTAGTAATAGATAAGTCATTTAATGGTGACAAAGCAACACATTCTCAACACTTAGAAGTAGCTTTAGACTACCATTTGCAAGCCTTAAACGGATTGAGCAAACAATCAGAGGCTTATCAAACAACCTTTACTTATGTGGTGAAAACTATTCGTGCTTTTCATAATGAATTAGGGATACAGGGACAAACTCTGGCTTTATCTAAAGTTCCTAGTCAGCTGTTGCCAGAGATTTTGTCAAAATTATAA
- a CDS encoding NACHT domain-containing NTPase: MSGRSLCCSPEGIQKAKKALIRCSLTQKALAEELEVTRQPIGKFFTGKAVDRNLFVQICDRLDLEWEETVAEPVSEAEVNQDNRIDIDAIVQAIRQKIKPLIQERCGTMRVLDMTQPIGLNEIYTSVNILEKITARQRLGIDELLLLQQYSSEDFDHFGLSRITQKRVPGLEALEKYPKLMILGKPGAGKTTFLKHLAIQCIGGKFQAERVPIFVTLKDFAEAANKPGLLEYISQQFSNCRGVGARQGVSLEDELLKHGKALVLLDGLDEVREEDNSHVFKEIKEFSDNFQNNHFVISCRIAAQEYTFEKFTEVEVADFDDEQIATFVTNWFKDKFVKPETFIKRLEENNRIKQLAASPLLLTLLCLAFEESGDFPANRSELYKEGLDALLKKWDAKRGIQRYQIYKKLSVQRKEDLLSKIALTTFERSDYFFKQKAAEQYITEYIRNLPDANTDPEILQLESEVVLRSIEAQHGLLVERAKGIYSFSHLTFHEYFTAREIVIVQQSSEEALQNLVSHIIEKPWQEVFLLGVGMSPSADILLQLMKKHVDAIVVGDEKLQKFLQWVNQRSLSVQLQCKPSAIRAFYLEHDCELDSFRILSRALELDFEVNNHDLALTLACDVDKHLTLSIADGYEFNLFLTLAIDLARILFGLTLEPKMKQALQQLKAQLPYVDHDIEIFKQWWKIKGQSWIKQLKAVMIKYRNIGYDWQFSQHQKELLKQYYDSNTLLVECLNSDCYVSREARQEIEDTLLLPIAEIKHRQQQS, from the coding sequence ATGTCCGGGCGATCGCTTTGCTGTTCTCCAGAAGGTATCCAAAAAGCAAAAAAAGCTTTGATCCGTTGTTCCCTAACTCAAAAGGCATTAGCTGAAGAGTTAGAAGTAACCCGCCAGCCGATCGGAAAATTCTTTACAGGCAAAGCTGTTGACCGCAATCTCTTTGTCCAGATTTGCGACAGGCTAGACCTAGAGTGGGAAGAAACAGTTGCTGAACCAGTTAGCGAAGCAGAGGTAAATCAGGATAACAGGATTGATATTGATGCGATCGTGCAAGCAATACGCCAAAAGATAAAACCTCTAATTCAAGAACGTTGCGGCACAATGCGAGTGCTGGATATGACTCAACCCATCGGCTTGAATGAGATTTACACCAGCGTTAATATCCTGGAAAAAATCACTGCGCGACAACGGTTAGGAATTGATGAATTATTATTATTGCAACAGTATAGTAGCGAAGATTTTGACCACTTTGGACTGAGCAGAATTACTCAGAAACGAGTGCCAGGACTAGAGGCATTAGAAAAATATCCTAAGTTGATGATTTTGGGTAAGCCAGGGGCAGGAAAAACTACGTTTTTGAAGCATTTAGCGATTCAGTGTATTGGAGGTAAGTTTCAAGCTGAACGCGTGCCAATTTTTGTCACCCTTAAAGACTTTGCTGAAGCTGCTAATAAACCAGGTTTACTGGAATACATCAGTCAGCAATTCTCCAATTGCAGGGGAGTCGGAGCAAGACAAGGTGTGTCTCTAGAAGATGAACTGTTAAAACACGGCAAGGCATTAGTTTTACTTGATGGCTTGGATGAAGTTCGAGAAGAAGATAATAGCCACGTCTTCAAAGAGATTAAAGAATTTTCTGACAATTTCCAAAATAATCACTTTGTCATAAGTTGCCGAATTGCAGCACAGGAATATACCTTTGAGAAGTTCACAGAGGTGGAAGTTGCTGATTTTGATGATGAACAAATTGCTACTTTTGTAACTAACTGGTTTAAGGATAAATTTGTTAAGCCAGAAACTTTTATTAAACGTCTCGAAGAGAATAACCGCATCAAACAACTTGCTGCAAGTCCATTGCTATTGACGCTCCTATGTTTAGCATTTGAAGAGTCAGGGGATTTTCCGGCAAATCGTTCTGAGTTATACAAAGAAGGATTGGATGCACTACTGAAAAAGTGGGATGCTAAACGCGGAATTCAACGCTACCAAATTTACAAAAAGCTATCGGTTCAACGGAAGGAAGACTTACTTAGTAAAATTGCTCTAACTACGTTTGAGCGGAGTGATTATTTCTTCAAGCAGAAAGCAGCAGAGCAATACATCACAGAATACATACGCAATTTACCAGATGCCAATACTGACCCAGAAATATTGCAATTAGAAAGTGAGGTTGTTCTGCGTTCAATTGAAGCCCAGCATGGACTATTAGTAGAACGTGCAAAAGGGATTTACTCATTTTCCCATTTAACATTTCATGAGTATTTTACTGCTCGAGAAATTGTTATTGTTCAACAATCATCAGAGGAGGCATTGCAAAATCTAGTCAGCCACATAATTGAAAAACCTTGGCAGGAAGTATTTTTGTTAGGGGTTGGGATGTCGCCAAGTGCAGATATTTTGTTGCAGTTGATGAAAAAGCACGTTGATGCAATTGTAGTTGGCGATGAAAAATTGCAAAAGTTTCTGCAATGGGTGAATCAAAGATCTCTTTCAGTTCAACTTCAATGCAAGCCATCAGCTATTCGTGCTTTTTACTTGGAACATGACTGTGAGCTTGATAGTTTCCGTATCCTTTCTCGTGCCCTTGAACTTGACTTTGAAGTTAATAATCATGACCTAGCTCTTACCCTTGCGTGTGATGTTGACAAGCACCTTACCCTTAGTATTGCTGACGGCTATGAGTTTAATCTTTTCCTTACCCTTGCCATTGATCTAGCCCGTATCTTGTTTGGCCTTACCCTTGAGCCTAAAATGAAACAAGCACTCCAACAACTTAAGGCTCAACTACCTTATGTAGATCATGACATAGAAATATTTAAGCAATGGTGGAAAATCAAGGGACAGTCTTGGATTAAGCAATTGAAGGCGGTGATGATTAAGTATCGTAATATTGGTTATGATTGGCAGTTCAGCCAACACCAGAAGGAATTACTAAAGCAATATTATGATTCCAATACATTACTAGTAGAATGCCTAAATAGTGATTGTTATGTCAGCCGTGAAGCGCGACAAGAAATAGAAGATACTTTGCTATTACCGATCGCAGAGATTAAACACCGTCAGCAGCAATCTTAA